The following coding sequences lie in one Carassius gibelio isolate Cgi1373 ecotype wild population from Czech Republic chromosome A17, carGib1.2-hapl.c, whole genome shotgun sequence genomic window:
- the LOC127933225 gene encoding kunitz-type protease inhibitor 1, translated as MSPSRLWFFWTAVVLHICLRVAPSEAQDEGKCMDKFSLGKEDFVLDTGESVKEGATFLSSPPVSRPEECILACCRDPNCNVALIEHGGNTKSISTCFKFNCLYKQRKVCRFVRKNGFSNYLLISVFKDYLEEKPSDVEDKPPVAVTGQDRVVQPKEDVILNGIESKDDKKIVKYEWVQVSGDPSAVINKGQFEDSVTVSNLSPGMYRFKLTVTDDANQTGSAEVAVLVLTPEQSLHHCLVPKKEGPCRGSFPRWHYNAATEKCEQFKFGGCKPNRNNYLALNECQNACDKVSVLDPPPSGRLGPIHDHSERCDEACGPDHFSCSNKCCIGKDLECDGEQQCSDGSDEAECSKLDRKFGRLLDINVDKSKVHCVEPPLTGPCRASFTNWYFNPYKQVCDRFNYGGCDGNENRFETEEKCMESCTGVTETDVFARRAHFEKLEGNNESVIIGIAIVLGIAIAVLLVAITFYLLKGKKKHRNKYQHTAVNGGHVHTYEDSEKLVYNSTTKPY; from the exons GTCTTGGCAAAGAGGATTTTGTGTTGGACACAGGTGAATCTGTGAAGGAAGGGGCCACGTTCCTGTCTTCTCCTCCAGTGTCTCGGCCTGAAGAATGTATTCTGGCCTGTTGTCGTGATCCAAACTGTAATGTGGCTCTGATAGAACATGGAGGAAATACCAAAAGCATCAGCACGTGCTTTAAATTCAACTGTTTGTACAAACAGAGGAAAGTCTGCCGCTTTGTGAGGAAGAATGGCTTCAGCAACTACCTTCTGATATCAGTTTTTAAagattaccttgaggaaaaaccTTCAG ATGTGGAGGACAAACCTCCAGTCGCAGTGACCGGGCAAGACCGAGTGGTTCAACCCAAAGAAGATGTGATTCTGAACGGCATTGAGAGCAAAGATGATAAAAAGATAGTAAAATATGAGTGGGTACAGGTGTCTGGAGACCCATCGGCTGTTATTAAT aaaGGGCAGTTTGAGGATTCAGTGACTGTCTCCAATCTTTCTCCGGGGATGTATAGATTTAAACTCACGGTCACAGATGACGCTAATCAGACGGGATCTGCCGAGGTGGCAGTTTTGGTCCTGACGCCAGAACAGTCACTCC ATCACTGTCTAGTGCCAAAGAAAGAGGGTCCGTGTCGAGGCTCTTTCCCACGCTGGCACTATAACGCCGCCACTGAGAAATGTGAGCAGTTCAAATTTGGAGGCTGCAAACCAAACCGCAACAACTACCTGGCGCTCAACGAATGCCAGAACGCTTGCGACAAAGTTTCAG TTTTAGATCCGCCGCCGTCTGGAAGATTAGGTCCGATCCATGATCATA GTGAGCGGTGTGACGAGGCTTGCGGTCCGGATCATTTCTCatgctcaaataaatgctgcatcGGGAAAGATTTGGAGTGTGATGGGGAACAGCAGTGCAGCGATGGTTCGGACGAGGCTGAATGCTCCAAAC TGGACCGTAAGTTCGGTCGATTGCTGGATATTAATGTGGATAAAAGCAAAG TTCATTGCGTGGAGCCGCCGCTAACAGGCCCCTGTCGCGCGAGCTTCACTAACTGGTACTTCAATCCGTACAAGCAGGTCTGTGATCGCTTCAACTACGGCGGCTGTGATGGAAATGAAAACCGCTTTGAAACGGAGGAGAAGTGCATGGAGTCGTGCACTGGAGTGACCG agaCTGATGTGTTTGCCAGACGAGCTCACTTTGAGAAACTAGAGGGCAACAATGAATCAG TGATCATTGGCATCGCCATCGTTCTGGGCATCGCCATCGCCGTCCTGCTGGTCGCGATCACATTTTATCTTCTGAAGGGAAAGAAGAAGCACAGGAACAAATATCAGCACACAGCTGTCAACGGTGGTCACGTTCACACCTACGAGGATTCAGAGAAACTCGTCTACAACAGCACAACCAAACCCTACTGA